The following coding sequences lie in one Jonesia denitrificans DSM 20603 genomic window:
- a CDS encoding serine protease: MRHTRKAHFGVTSTLALMLVTGCGALPPEPPEVPDTYVPNMTFIPESEGGITTYGFSEAQRMTVRVRNVGCSAVTRGTGFAIDQQTLVTNKHVVEGTNELQLSTSDGRDIEVTGAQSANLADLAIVRTTQQLDASPVLASADPQIGDVVSIIGYPNGGQLTLTSGTVLDYTDDPLNENLGQVAVADAEVEPGSSGSAVLNESGQVVGVVYAKSSSGKTFFIPVSTLTTLLDTPADFTQAEEPTCD; the protein is encoded by the coding sequence GTGAGGCACACCCGCAAGGCTCATTTTGGTGTGACCAGCACACTCGCTCTTATGCTCGTGACGGGGTGCGGGGCACTCCCACCAGAACCACCAGAAGTCCCTGACACCTATGTCCCCAACATGACCTTCATTCCAGAGTCAGAAGGTGGGATCACGACATATGGTTTCTCTGAAGCACAACGCATGACCGTGCGGGTGCGAAATGTCGGCTGCAGCGCTGTTACTCGTGGTACTGGCTTTGCTATCGACCAGCAGACTCTTGTCACCAATAAACACGTTGTTGAGGGAACCAACGAGCTGCAACTTTCTACCTCTGACGGCCGTGACATCGAGGTGACTGGTGCACAATCTGCAAACCTCGCAGACTTGGCGATCGTCCGTACGACGCAACAACTTGACGCATCACCAGTACTTGCGTCAGCGGACCCCCAAATTGGTGACGTGGTATCCATCATCGGTTACCCCAATGGGGGTCAACTCACTCTCACTTCAGGCACAGTCCTTGATTACACGGACGACCCACTCAATGAGAACCTTGGTCAAGTGGCGGTGGCTGATGCTGAAGTCGAGCCCGGTAGCTCAGGTTCAGCAGTCCTCAATGAGTCGGGTCAAGTCGTGGGTGTTGTGTATGCAAAATCGAGTTCAGGAAAGACGTTCTTCATCCCGGTATCGACGTTGACGACGCTGCTTGACACTCCTGCAGACTTCACCCAAGCTGAGGAACCAACCTGTGACTAA
- a CDS encoding DUF1844 domain-containing protein, which produces MTSSEPSSPTTSHDAARDIADVQAVEVITTAAVHLMSAAAVKCGLAPEGDDLKDLDEARKLINALAALITASAPDIGSHHARSLRDGLRSLQLAFREASIIPDEPGEGPGEKHTGYVS; this is translated from the coding sequence ATGACGTCATCAGAGCCTTCCTCCCCCACAACTTCACACGACGCAGCACGGGACATTGCTGACGTGCAAGCAGTTGAAGTTATTACCACTGCAGCGGTCCATCTGATGAGCGCAGCAGCGGTGAAGTGTGGCCTCGCACCAGAAGGTGACGACCTCAAGGATCTCGACGAAGCACGCAAGCTCATCAATGCACTCGCCGCACTCATCACAGCTTCCGCACCTGACATTGGTTCGCACCACGCCCGTTCATTGCGTGACGGTTTACGCTCACTGCAGTTGGCGTTTCGTGAAGCTTCTATCATTCCAGACGAACCCGGAGAAGGCCCCGGGGAAAAGCACACGGGGTATGTCAGTTGA
- a CDS encoding catalase, producing MTEQPTTAQNGSPIASSQHSLTTGPDGVTALHDRFLVEKLASFNRERVPERNPHAKGGGAFGEFVVTEDVTRYTKAAVFQPGATTETLLRFSSVAGEQGSPDTWRDVRGFALRYYTTEGNFDIVGNNTPIFFIRDAIKFPDFIHSQKRNGKGLRDSNMQWDFWTLSPESAHQVTYLMGDRGLPKTWRHMNGYGSHTYSWANEAGEQFWVKYHFVSRQGVESMTNDEAERLAGTDADFYRRDLFDAIDRGDNPVWDMYVQVMPYEDAKTYHFNPFDLTKIWSFSDYPRIKVGELTLNRNPRNFFQDIEQAAFSPSNLVPGTGISPDKMLMGRMFAYPDAQRYRIGTNYNQLPVNQPHAAEVVNYQHEGNMRYVSNDYEVPVHNTNSLGYPEANEAAAGEVNWETDGPLLRAAYTLRTHDDDFGQAGTLYREVFTDDQRSRFIDTLTGQGKSISRPEVRERFFGYWGSVDSQLGQTLRERVGQ from the coding sequence ATGACCGAACAGCCCACCACTGCCCAAAATGGTTCCCCCATTGCCAGTTCCCAGCACTCCCTGACCACCGGACCCGATGGCGTCACCGCGCTCCACGATCGCTTCCTCGTGGAGAAACTCGCGTCCTTTAACCGGGAACGCGTTCCAGAGCGCAACCCCCACGCAAAAGGTGGCGGTGCATTTGGTGAATTCGTCGTCACTGAAGATGTCACCCGCTACACCAAGGCGGCGGTCTTCCAGCCAGGCGCCACAACCGAAACACTCCTGCGTTTCTCCTCAGTCGCCGGTGAACAAGGTTCCCCCGATACCTGGCGTGACGTCCGCGGATTTGCACTGCGGTACTACACCACAGAAGGCAATTTCGATATTGTCGGAAATAACACCCCCATCTTCTTCATCCGCGACGCCATCAAGTTCCCTGACTTCATTCACTCGCAAAAGCGCAACGGCAAGGGGCTGCGCGACTCCAACATGCAGTGGGACTTCTGGACGCTGTCACCAGAATCCGCACACCAAGTGACTTACCTCATGGGCGACCGTGGCTTGCCAAAGACCTGGCGCCACATGAACGGGTACGGCTCGCACACCTACTCGTGGGCAAACGAGGCTGGCGAGCAGTTCTGGGTCAAATACCACTTTGTCTCCCGACAAGGTGTGGAATCCATGACGAACGACGAAGCAGAACGGCTCGCAGGAACCGACGCCGACTTCTACCGTCGTGACCTCTTTGACGCCATCGATCGCGGCGACAACCCCGTGTGGGACATGTACGTCCAGGTCATGCCGTATGAGGACGCGAAAACATACCACTTCAACCCGTTTGACTTGACAAAGATCTGGTCCTTTAGTGACTACCCTCGCATCAAAGTGGGCGAATTGACGTTGAACCGCAACCCCCGCAACTTCTTCCAAGACATCGAGCAAGCGGCCTTCTCACCGTCCAACCTGGTTCCTGGCACCGGCATTTCCCCTGACAAAATGCTCATGGGACGCATGTTTGCCTACCCTGACGCACAGCGCTACCGCATCGGGACAAACTACAACCAGTTGCCGGTCAACCAACCGCACGCTGCAGAGGTTGTGAACTACCAGCACGAAGGCAACATGCGATATGTGTCAAATGACTATGAAGTTCCAGTCCACAACACCAACTCATTGGGATACCCCGAAGCCAATGAAGCAGCCGCAGGCGAAGTGAACTGGGAAACAGATGGGCCGCTGCTGCGCGCTGCCTACACGCTTCGTACGCACGATGACGACTTCGGTCAGGCGGGCACCCTCTATCGTGAGGTCTTCACTGATGACCAACGCTCGAGGTTTATCGACACCCTCACCGGCCAAGGCAAGTCCATCAGCCGCCCAGAAGTTCGGGAGCGATTCTTTGGATATTGGGGCAGTGTCGACAGCCAACTTGGTCAAACACTGCGCGAACGCGTAGGACAGTGA
- a CDS encoding Fur family transcriptional regulator has protein sequence MDTSFEELLRSAGLRVTATRLAVLDAVSHHPHADSDTVLTAVRQALGTASVQTIYDALNTFAAHGLMNRIEPAGHPARFELRVGDNHHHMVCRACGDVQDIDCTIGQAPCLIPHTNHGYTVDEAEVTFWGRCPQCQTRTT, from the coding sequence ATGGACACGTCATTTGAGGAACTCCTCAGGTCTGCAGGCCTACGCGTCACCGCGACACGCCTCGCCGTCCTCGACGCCGTCTCCCATCACCCCCACGCAGACTCTGACACCGTCTTAACCGCAGTCCGCCAGGCCCTGGGCACAGCATCGGTGCAGACCATCTACGACGCCCTCAATACCTTTGCCGCCCATGGTTTGATGAACCGCATCGAACCAGCCGGCCACCCCGCACGCTTCGAACTACGGGTAGGAGACAACCACCACCACATGGTGTGCCGAGCCTGCGGCGATGTCCAAGACATCGACTGCACCATCGGACAAGCCCCCTGCCTCATCCCCCACACCAACCACGGCTACACCGTGGACGAAGCGGAAGTGACGTTCTGGGGGCGATGCCCCCAGTGCCAAACACGCACAACGTGA
- the infC gene encoding translation initiation factor IF-3, with product MWRLSSCRRPRHQRKEHHINEPRINDRIRVPEVRLVGPGGEQVGVVRLEVALNLAQEADLDLVEVAPDSRPPVCKLMDYGKFKYESAMKAREARRNQANTVLKEIRFRLKIDDHDYGTKKGHVERFLSAGDKVKVMIMFRGREQSRPEMGIRLLQRLADDVAELGYVESSPKQDGRNMIMVLGPTKKKTEAKSEQRRRRESGRPQRGDKPAQNTDATDSAETVTQDDASTSSP from the coding sequence ATGTGGAGGCTTTCTTCATGTCGACGGCCACGTCATCAACGCAAGGAGCATCACATCAACGAGCCGCGCATCAACGATCGAATCCGTGTCCCCGAGGTTCGACTCGTCGGCCCAGGAGGGGAACAGGTCGGTGTTGTCCGCCTTGAGGTCGCTCTCAATCTTGCCCAAGAAGCAGACCTCGACCTTGTTGAGGTCGCCCCAGACTCCCGCCCACCTGTGTGCAAACTGATGGACTACGGCAAATTCAAGTACGAGTCCGCGATGAAGGCACGCGAAGCGCGCCGCAACCAAGCGAACACCGTCTTGAAGGAAATCCGGTTCCGTCTGAAAATCGATGACCACGACTACGGCACAAAAAAAGGCCATGTCGAACGATTCCTCTCAGCCGGTGACAAGGTCAAAGTGATGATCATGTTCCGCGGACGTGAACAGTCACGACCAGAGATGGGAATCCGACTCCTGCAGCGACTCGCGGATGACGTTGCCGAACTTGGTTATGTCGAGAGTTCACCGAAACAGGATGGACGCAACATGATCATGGTTCTTGGGCCCACCAAGAAGAAAACAGAAGCAAAAAGTGAGCAACGGCGTCGGCGTGAATCGGGTCGTCCACAGCGAGGGGACAAACCCGCGCAGAACACGGACGCCACTGACAGCGCTGAAACCGTCACCCAGGACGACGCATCAACCTCATCCCCATGA
- the rpmI gene encoding 50S ribosomal protein L35 encodes MPKNKTHSGAKKRFRVTGSGKIMREQANKRHLLEHKSSTRTRRLSSDQVVSDADVKKIKKLLGK; translated from the coding sequence ATGCCGAAGAACAAGACGCACTCCGGCGCCAAGAAGCGCTTCCGTGTCACTGGTAGCGGAAAGATCATGCGCGAGCAGGCCAACAAGCGTCACCTTCTCGAGCACAAGTCTTCAACTCGCACCCGTCGTCTGTCATCCGACCAGGTCGTGAGCGACGCAGACGTCAAGAAGATCAAGAAGCTTCTCGGTAAGTGA
- the rplT gene encoding 50S ribosomal protein L20, with product MARVKRAVNAHKKRRTVLERASGYRGQRSRLYRKAKEQVTHSLVYNYRDRKRRKGDFRRLWIQRINAAARAQGMTYNRFIQGLKAAGVEVDRRVLAELAVSDINAFNALVTVAKAALPEDVNAPRQAA from the coding sequence GTGGCACGCGTGAAGCGGGCGGTTAACGCCCACAAAAAGCGTCGGACAGTACTCGAGCGCGCAAGCGGTTACCGTGGGCAGCGCTCACGCCTCTACCGCAAGGCAAAAGAGCAAGTTACCCACTCACTGGTCTACAACTACCGCGACCGTAAGCGTCGTAAAGGGGACTTCCGTCGCCTGTGGATCCAGCGCATCAATGCTGCAGCCCGCGCCCAGGGTATGACCTATAACCGTTTTATCCAAGGGCTCAAGGCTGCAGGTGTTGAGGTTGACCGTCGAGTTCTTGCCGAACTTGCCGTCAGTGACATCAACGCGTTCAACGCTCTTGTCACCGTCGCAAAGGCAGCCCTGCCCGAGGACGTCAACGCTCCTCGCCAGGCTGCGTAA
- a CDS encoding TrmH family RNA methyltransferase, whose amino-acid sequence MPDLTNPRSDRVKMVRRLSGRSSRTKHGQFLVEGPQSVRELVACRAELVRDLYVSSDRVDRYRDIYDEAHRQSLYLHTTTPEVLSAMSEDAQGIVAVARTLDTRLSSLGPVLSKACLVAVLTDVRDPGNAGTVIRAADAAGADVVILAGDSVDLMNPKVVRSSAGSLFHMPVITNASLVDVHGALKMAGIPLFGTTPYADLTLDDLVEPQGPTSVGAPHAWVFGNEAQGLSVEDQSMCDSLVRIPMYGRAESLNLAMAATICLYTSARALRTTTR is encoded by the coding sequence ATGCCCGACCTGACGAACCCGCGAAGTGACCGGGTCAAAATGGTTCGACGCTTGTCTGGGCGTTCGTCGCGTACCAAACATGGCCAATTCCTTGTTGAAGGGCCTCAAAGCGTCCGTGAACTCGTTGCCTGCCGGGCTGAACTGGTCCGAGACCTCTATGTCAGTTCGGACCGTGTGGACCGCTACCGAGACATTTACGACGAGGCGCACAGACAATCTCTTTACCTACACACCACCACGCCAGAGGTCCTGTCAGCCATGAGCGAGGACGCACAGGGCATTGTCGCGGTTGCGCGTACTTTAGACACGCGCCTCTCGTCACTTGGCCCCGTCCTGAGCAAAGCCTGTCTTGTCGCAGTTCTCACTGACGTACGGGACCCCGGTAACGCGGGAACCGTGATCCGGGCAGCTGATGCAGCTGGAGCTGATGTGGTGATCCTTGCAGGTGACAGTGTGGACTTAATGAACCCCAAGGTTGTGCGATCCAGTGCTGGGTCACTGTTTCACATGCCGGTGATCACCAATGCATCATTGGTTGATGTGCACGGTGCACTCAAGATGGCCGGAATCCCGCTTTTCGGGACCACGCCATATGCTGACCTCACACTCGATGACCTCGTGGAGCCACAAGGTCCTACCAGTGTGGGAGCACCACATGCGTGGGTGTTTGGAAACGAAGCACAAGGACTCAGCGTTGAGGACCAGTCCATGTGCGATTCGCTGGTACGGATTCCCATGTACGGACGTGCGGAATCGTTGAACCTGGCAATGGCTGCCACTATTTGCTTGTACACATCCGCTCGCGCATTGCGCACGACGACAAGGTGA
- a CDS encoding amino acid permease: MSDQSLRHGLKVRHLTMMGLGSAIGAGLFVGSGNAIQSAGPAVLVSYIVAGVVVVIIMSLLGELASARPSSGAFSTYAEQGIGRWAGYAVGWAYWFMLIMVLGVEILAATTIMAGWINIPQWLIAGVLIALFAAVNLVGVRQFGELEFWFAAIKVAAIIGFLVVGVLIVTGVISAGPNVGVGQLVAGDGGFAPRGAAGVAAGLLAVMFAFGGIEIITIAAAEATNPQSAIRRATISIMWRILFFYIGSVVVMLAVVPWNDPQFEQGGFVAVLNRANIPYASGLMEAVIVVALLSAFNAQLYATSRMAFSLAQRGEGPAVLLRLSGRDVPWIAVMVSIVFSVLAVTAHALDTQGRVMGTLLDAVGAFLLIIWVFIAVSQIRLRPQLEREGSLKMRTWAHPWLAIGALVSITAFIVLMLFDANGRQNLSFSLVMFAMICGTYVIHSRRGAQRSLQ; encoded by the coding sequence ATGTCTGACCAGAGCCTACGACATGGTTTGAAAGTCCGGCACCTCACCATGATGGGTCTGGGTTCTGCAATCGGAGCAGGCCTTTTTGTGGGGTCCGGGAACGCAATTCAATCTGCGGGCCCCGCAGTCCTTGTGTCATATATTGTCGCGGGAGTCGTTGTTGTCATTATTATGAGTTTGCTTGGTGAGCTTGCTAGCGCACGACCTTCGTCGGGGGCTTTTTCTACGTACGCGGAACAAGGGATCGGACGGTGGGCGGGATACGCGGTGGGATGGGCGTATTGGTTCATGCTCATCATGGTGCTCGGCGTCGAAATTCTTGCAGCGACCACGATCATGGCGGGGTGGATTAACATCCCGCAGTGGCTGATCGCCGGGGTGCTGATCGCACTGTTTGCTGCTGTCAATCTTGTTGGGGTACGACAGTTTGGGGAGCTGGAGTTCTGGTTCGCTGCGATCAAAGTTGCGGCCATTATTGGGTTCCTTGTTGTGGGTGTCCTCATTGTGACTGGCGTGATTTCCGCTGGTCCCAACGTCGGTGTGGGGCAACTTGTTGCAGGAGATGGGGGCTTTGCGCCACGTGGAGCTGCCGGAGTAGCAGCGGGTCTCCTCGCTGTGATGTTTGCTTTTGGTGGCATTGAGATCATTACGATTGCCGCGGCTGAGGCGACAAATCCGCAGTCAGCTATTCGCCGTGCCACGATCTCTATCATGTGGCGGATTTTGTTCTTCTACATTGGGTCAGTTGTTGTCATGCTGGCGGTTGTGCCGTGGAACGATCCGCAGTTCGAGCAGGGTGGCTTTGTTGCCGTGTTGAACCGCGCGAACATTCCCTATGCTTCGGGCCTGATGGAAGCCGTGATTGTTGTGGCGCTTCTTTCGGCGTTTAACGCCCAGCTCTATGCGACCTCCAGGATGGCTTTTTCCTTGGCACAACGTGGCGAGGGGCCTGCAGTGTTGTTGCGACTCTCAGGGCGTGATGTTCCGTGGATCGCAGTCATGGTGTCTATTGTCTTCTCCGTGCTTGCGGTGACAGCTCATGCGCTTGACACCCAGGGTCGGGTCATGGGCACTCTTCTTGACGCGGTCGGGGCGTTCCTCCTCATCATTTGGGTGTTCATTGCTGTGTCGCAGATCCGGTTGCGCCCCCAGTTAGAGCGTGAGGGGTCGCTCAAGATGCGCACCTGGGCGCATCCGTGGCTCGCGATTGGGGCACTTGTCTCCATCACTGCTTTCATCGTGCTCATGCTTTTTGATGCGAACGGGCGCCAGAACCTGTCCTTTTCTCTGGTGATGTTCGCCATGATCTGTGGCACCTACGTTATTCATTCGCGCCGAGGTGCGCAGCGATCCCTACAATAG
- the pheS gene encoding phenylalanine--tRNA ligase subunit alpha, with translation MSTPDHVPSPLDADAVNSAVDAALAAIAAASTLDDLKDIRTAHAGDKSPLALANREIGGLPPADKSAAGRIVGPARGKINKALAARSAELEAERDARVLVEESVDVTLPVTRRARGARHPLESLQEEVADFFVAMGWEIAEGPELDAEWFNFDALNFGPDHPARQMQDTFYVESRTGSETSGLVLRTHTSSVQARALLERGVPLYIACPGKVFRTDELDATHTPVFHQVEGIAVDRGLTMADLVGTLDHFARTMFGPDAKTRLRPSYFPFTEPSAEIDLWFPKKKGGPGWIEWGGCGMVHPNVLKATGIDPDEYTGFAFGMGLERTLMLRHGIADMHDIIEGDVRFSSQFGVNL, from the coding sequence ATGTCTACGCCGGACCATGTTCCCTCACCGCTGGATGCCGATGCGGTGAACTCAGCGGTTGATGCTGCTCTTGCTGCGATCGCAGCAGCTTCGACTCTTGACGATCTCAAGGACATCCGCACCGCACACGCAGGGGACAAAAGCCCACTCGCCTTAGCTAATCGAGAAATTGGTGGCCTACCGCCAGCCGACAAGAGTGCCGCTGGGCGCATCGTTGGTCCTGCCCGAGGCAAGATTAATAAAGCTCTTGCTGCGCGTAGTGCAGAACTGGAAGCGGAGCGAGACGCGAGGGTCTTAGTTGAGGAGTCTGTTGATGTCACGCTCCCGGTGACACGCCGCGCTCGGGGTGCACGCCACCCACTTGAGTCCCTCCAGGAGGAGGTCGCAGACTTCTTCGTAGCGATGGGGTGGGAAATCGCGGAAGGTCCAGAACTTGACGCTGAATGGTTTAACTTCGATGCGTTGAACTTTGGGCCCGATCATCCGGCCCGACAAATGCAAGACACTTTCTACGTGGAATCGCGTACAGGTAGCGAAACCTCCGGGTTAGTGCTGCGGACGCACACATCGTCAGTGCAAGCACGAGCACTGCTGGAACGTGGTGTTCCGCTGTACATTGCGTGCCCTGGAAAGGTGTTTCGTACTGACGAACTGGATGCGACCCACACGCCGGTGTTTCACCAAGTTGAGGGAATCGCTGTTGACCGTGGGCTAACGATGGCTGACCTTGTGGGAACGTTGGACCACTTTGCTCGCACGATGTTTGGTCCCGATGCCAAAACTCGTTTGCGTCCGTCATATTTCCCGTTCACAGAACCAAGCGCTGAAATCGACTTGTGGTTCCCGAAGAAGAAGGGCGGGCCAGGGTGGATCGAATGGGGCGGTTGCGGCATGGTGCACCCCAACGTGCTCAAGGCTACGGGTATCGATCCTGATGAATACACGGGTTTTGCGTTTGGAATGGGACTGGAGCGCACGTTGATGCTGCGCCATGGGATTGCTGACATGCACGACATTATCGAAGGTGACGTCCGTTTTTCGTCACAGTTTGGAGTGAATCTCTGA